The DNA region CCCTAAAAACGCCCTACACAAAAACCCAAACGAAAAAGGCTTAACTTTTATGGGTATTTATGAAGCCGCTCACCCAAACTGGCAAGGCTGGGGGCAAGTTAGAGAAGCTATCAACGCATACGGCGATCTTGAAAAGGCTAGCGTCGCCCTATATAACGATGATAACCTAGTTGAGCTTGTAGGTAAATTTTACAAGGCTAACTACTGGGACGCTATGAGACTTGACGAGATAAACAGCTACCAAAAGCAGGCGGAAATGTTTATATTTGGCGTAAATGCTGGGTGCAGAAACGCCATTAAAGCGGCTCAAAAGGTTGTAGGCGTTACAATGGACGGCATTTTAGGGGCTAATACTCTAGCCGCGATAAATGCGTATAATGAAGTGAGCTTTGATAAAGACTACGACCGAGCAGAAATAGCATATTATCGAGCTATTATGTCAGCTAATCCGACTTTGGCTAGATATGAAAGAGGCTGGATTAATAGAGCCGAAAAAGTATAGAAAATATCTTTTTTGCTGTCCTTTTGGCTGACTAATATTTTTAAAATAGCGTTTATTACGTAACAAGAGTTGATTTTTCGAATCTCTCTCTACCCGCCATAAAACTATCTATAACTTAAAGTCTACTGACCTTTATTTTTATTGCTTAAAACATTGGCACTAAGCAAAAGACTGCTTTTTTAAAACTTACTAAAATCTTGCCAATTATCTTTTACTTTTGTCATAGTTAGGCATATAACTAGCATCAAATTTGCTCCATTCTAGAAGAAATTTTAACTATAAAATTCTATTTGCCTTATCGACAGCTACGAACGCCCAGTGCATAAATTCTTGCCTTGGTTTGTATTTGCCGCTGTTAAAATACTCCGCTAGCCGCGCCTCCTCCGTTTCGCTTAGCTCGCCGCCAAGCCCCCAGCGCGTCTTTTGTATGAGCTCCTGCGCGCTCGCGGGTATAGGGCTTAGACTTAGCGGCGATGATGGCAAGATAAGGGGCAAATTTAAACTAAATGAGCCAAAGCTAAACGTTACTAAGCTTACAGAGCTTCCATTTATCGAGGCGGTTTTGGATGAGAATTTTAAAGAGCTCGCAAAAGATGAGATGATAAATTTAGATGGGGCTTTAAAGCCTATATTTTGGCATCACAAGGCAACATTACTCGTGCAAAAAGACAAAAATGGCAAGTTTAGAAATTTAAACATAAAAGAGCTTCGGGAATTTTGACGATACAGAATTTCAATGAGAAAAATGAGTTTAAATACGGCAAATTTAACTACGAAAAAGCTCATCAAATAGCCCAGAACTGCACTAAATTTAAGCTAGATAGCGACGAAGAGGAGACGAGCTGTGGGGACGAGAAAAGCTGCTACGACTGCGCGTTTAGGCGTTGGAGTAAAGATAGCTTCATCTGCATGGCACAAGTTAGCAAAGACTGAGCTAGCCCTACGCAACCATTTTTTTTATCTTTAAGTTTTCCACCGCGTTTGTACTTTAGTTCGCCACAAAATCTCTTACCGAATTTTGCCTCGATGATGAGAACTAGCACGAAAAATATCTTTTCATCATTCATTCGTGCGATCTGACGTAGAGTTTGGCTAGCGTCATTAAATTTGACCCCATTTTTACGTAAAGTTTCGCAAAAAACAGCCTCGTCAAAGCCCAACATTTGCGAAATTTCAGTTATGCTATATGGCTCGAGTGAGGCGATAATGCGGTCCATATTGCAAATACTTGGATTTTTACTGCGTGTTAGCACATCCATTGTTTCATTCATTAGCTTTACTAGCTTTTTTCTACGATTTATAACGTGAAGTGTTGCAGCAAGCAATATTAAAAAACCTGCGATTTTATGGGCATTTAATAAATACTCATTATATTCACCAAGTGCAAAATTTACACTAGAGAATGCGAGCATACAAAGACCTAAAATAAGAACTAAAACAAGACAGAATTTATAAATAACCTCTACTTTAAACATGACACTCATCCTAAAATATATTTTTCTAATTATACACTTTAGGAGTTAAAATTTATCACCAGCTTATTTAGCTGGTGATTTAATTAGATTAAAAATTGTAGTTAAAGCTTAGATTAAATGTGCGTGGATCGCCATAAACCATCATGTTTTTGCCGATGCCCTCGTAGTATTTTTTATTAAAGAGATTGTCGATATTTAGCTGTACATCAAAATTCTTAGCAAATTTATATCCAAACATCAAATTTGCCAAGGTGTAGCCTTTTTGTGTGATTTCATCTGTGCCTTTGCCAGTATAAATTTTGCTCTTATACATAGCTCCAGCCCCTACTCTAAAGTCCCTAAATTCGTACTTTGCAAATAAATTTGCCGTGCTTCTTGATGAGTCGGTGGCGTATTTCTCACCTTTAGCATCTTTTGCATTAAAGTGCGTTGCGCCAAAGCTTAGGCTTAAATTTTTAGTGATCTCGCCGTTTAGATCTAGCTCGACACCCTTGCTTGTCACACCCTTGCCAGATTCATATATGTCGGCATTTGTCGCTGGATTTTTCCTGCCAGTATTTATGCCAAGCTTATCTTGCACGATCTTAAAGACACCAAGACTTGCTTGAAGTGCCCCGTCAAAATACTCGCCTTTAATGCCCGCTTCATAGTCCTTGCCTCGGATCGGATCAAGATACTTGTCGTTTGCGTCCTTTACGCTTTGAGGTTTAAATATGCTCGTGTAGCTAGCATATAGAGTGTGGTTTGCTCCGATGTCGTAAGTGACACCAAGATATGGTGTGATCTCATTTGTGAAATTTCTATTGTCTTTGCCACCCTCGATCTCGTATTTGTAGTAGCTCACTCTGGCACCTAATAGAAATTTAAGCTCATCGGTGATTGATAGTTTATTTGCCGCGTAAAATGCCTTTTGTATCGTTTTGTCTTTATTGTTTTGATCCACGTAAGGGAGTTTTGGATCATCAAGGTGTAAGTTTTTAAAGTCTATCTACTTCTAGCCGTATAAGCAAGCCCTGCTGGTGTAGTCCTTTGCGACCAGTAGCTACTTACCTTATCGCTACTTTTTTTATAGCTGTTATACATCGCACCAAAGACAAACTCATGAGATAAATTTGCTATCTCGTAAGGGATATTTGCGTATGCATCGACATTGTGGATATTCTCCTCTCTTTTGTTTGCATAGGCGCTAAGACCACCTATATTGCCGGTGCCATCTAAATTTACCGCTCCGCCGTAGTAGAGTAAATTTGAGTCAGTGTTTGCCCTTCTAAATGAGTAGCTTAAATTTAAGCTCGCTTCATTTTCAAAGTAGTGTTTAAAATCAGTGTAGAAATCAAGCGTTTTTATGTCCCATCTAGTCCAAGGCTGAGAGAAAATTTCATTTTTACTAAAATTTGTCCTAGAGCCATCTGAGTAAAATGCTGGCATACCGCCCCATCTAACCCCGTGGCGTCTTAGCTCTTGATAAAACGCACCAAGGCTAAGCCACGAGTTATCGCCTATATCGCTATCGACTACGCCATAAATCGCGCTATTTTTGCGGTTATAATAATCCATATAAGAGTGCGACTTCTCATGCATAAAAGATAGCCTTGCTCTAACGCTTCCGCTCTCATTTACAGGCGTTTGCACATCGCCATTTACACCGTATCTATCGTATGAGCCAGCACTTACGCCAAAATTTCCTTTAAGTTCTTTTGCGTCTGCTCTTTTTCTTATGAAATTTAAGCTTGCAGCCGGATTGTCAGCGCCAGCAAGTAGGCCGTTTGCTCCTTTTACTACCTCGACTCTTTCATAAGGCAGAAAGCTCATATCATTTGCACCAAGGCTAAAGCCGCCAAAGCTAGGCATCGAATCAAGCAAGTAATAATCTATCTTAAAGCCACGAGCCGTCGGATATACACGCTCGTCCCATTTATTTAGCGTGACGCCAGGGATATTTCTAAGAAGCACTTGATAGTCCTTGATGCCTTGATCTTTTAGCCTAGCTTCTGTTAGCACAGTTAGCGACTGGGGCGTTTGACGAGATGTTAAATTTAGCCTTGTTGTGCTCTTTACAAGCTCTTTTGCAAAGTAGTTTGCATCGTCTCTTCGCTCGCTTTCTACGACATCGATTGCCTCTAAAATTTTATCGCTTTGGCTAGCAAAAATTTGAGGTTGCATCAAATTTAATGCAACCAAACTAATTAAAATTTTTTTCATTTTTTCTCCTTTTAAAATTTCTTTTAATCCACAAATAAAGTCCTGAGATACTTAAAATAAGCGGTGAAATGCCGACTAAAAACCAGATAAATTTTGTGAATTGGTTGTAGTTGCCAAAGTGCGATTTTCTAAATGCTGAGAGAATTTTTTCACTTAGATTTGCATTTTTTATATCCAAAATACTTACTAATTCGCCGTTATTTTTATCGTAAGTTAATATGCTTGAATATTCGTTATGCAAGAAATTTTGATCTTTTACGTAGCCAAAAAGGCGTATATTTGTTCCTTACATAAAAGGCAGTGAGATGAAGTGTGGCTCAAAGCCAACAAGATCATTTTTTGAGCGGGCCACTAGCTCGTCAAGAGATAGGCTTTTGTTATAAATTTTTGCATCTATAACGAAGTCATTTTTAAACTCTGGCATGCGTGCCATCTGAAATTCCCACCAAACACCGCTTACGCAAATGAGCAGTAAAATAGGCGTAGAAAAAATTCCTATCATTTTATGAATGTCGCTCATAAAAACATTTAGCCTATTTACACGAAGCCTAAGTAGTGTCAGCCAAAATTTTCTATAAATCACAAAACCACTTATGCAGATAAAAAACGTGAAAATAGCGGTTAAAGTAAGGATAATATGACCGCTCTTTTCTAAAAATAGCGACTCATGAAGCTTTGTTAAAACTCCAAAAAATCCCTCATCATGTGCGAGTGGCTCGCTCTTTATCTTACCGCTAAAAGCGTCAAAATAGATAAATTTCCACTCTTTTTGACTATCATTGTGCTCGATTAACCAAATTTTGTCGCATCTTTTAGGATTTGCATCGATGTTGATGCCGACCATCTCGTAGCCGTCAATCTCGCTTGCGATGATCTCTCTTTGCTCATCAAAGCTGATCCTTTTGCTTAAATTTTCTTTGTTTAAATTTACATTTACGACATTTGGGGCAAGAAGGCTGTTTATCTCATTTTTATAAACCAAAATAGCACCGCTAAAACAAACTACTGCAAGTGGAATGAAAAATAATATAGATAAATAAGTGTGCAATTTATAAAAAAATTTTTGATTTAGAAATTTCACTTTGTTTTGAAGTCTTTTAATAGTAGGTTTTGATAATGGCTCGCAATCTTACACAAAATTTACTTTGATAATATTTAAAACTATTATCAATTATGATTTCAAAAAAGAAAAATTTTTATAGAATGTAAATTGAAAAAAATAAATAGATTTGATTTTCAAAAGAATAAACAACTCCTCTTTGTGTATACGAAAAGCCAGAAAAGGGGGAAGCAAAGACTTATCAGTTACAAAAAGGAGGGTCCATTTAGGACGATGAAATAGTATTATTTAAGCATAAATTTTAATAAAATTTTTAGTTAATAAAAAAGAAATTCCAAGTAATACTAAAGTAAATTTAACTTTAAAGAAGCTGCATTTAAGAAATTTCTTTTAATTAGTGCAAGTACAAAATTAAAATAGCTAATTTTTAGGCACAAGCTCTAATACACTGCAAGCTCGCTTGCTGCCCAACTTGCAAGCCTTATCAAGAGCATTTGCAGAAAGATCAAAGCTTTGCTCAGTGCCATTTCCTTGAAGATACTTTGTCGCTAGCTCATAGCAAGCCTCACTACTACCGTTATCACAGAGCGATTTAAATATCTCAAAAGATTTTTGCGTATCTTTTTCTATGCCAAGACCACGCCCTAGCATATCTGCATAGATAAAGCAAGAAATTTTATCTTTATTTTCACATTCACTTGAAAGCTTTTTTGTAAAACTCTCGCAAGCTTTAGCGTTACTTTTATTAATGCACTCTTGCACATTTATATCCCAGTTTGCATTCAAAGATAGAAGTGTAAATGCTAAAAACAAAATGGATTTTTTCATAAATTTCCTTGGAAGAAGTTAGCTCCCTTTGGGGGAAAGGGAGCTATTACAAAAAGGAGGTTTCTTGTTGGACAAGTGGAATAATACAAGTTTCGTCTAAATTTAAAACCAACTTTTCTTTAACAAAAAACAATCTCAAACCAAATCTTTTTTACTAAAGGCGAAATAGCCACAAACTAGCAAAATAATGCCTAGTACGAGCGGATAAATAATCGCGTAAGCTACAAATGTCGCTTTTGGAAAGGTGCTTAAAATAAAATAAGATGCAGTACCGATAACTGCCAAATTTGGATCAAAAAGACTAAGCGCTGCTATCCTGAAAAGCTCTATCGGATTTAGTATGGCAATAGCGTAAATGACATACTCATCGACTGAACTTCGCATAAGAAGTCCAATTAATGCTAGATCAATAAATGCTAGCATTATAAGCCAAAGTAAAAACGCTACGCCTTGGCCTGTCTCTTGATTTTTAATCACGCTTGAGATAAAAAATCCAAGCGATAAAAAAATGATACTTAAGCTAAAAAGTAGTCCAAAATAAAGTATTAATACACTCCAAGGTATCGCAACACCTTTTATAAGACCAACGATCACGCAAAGCAAAAGAGCAAACAAAAGTGGTACAAAAACAACAAATGTACGGCCCAGTGCCTTACCAAAGTAATACTCTCTAAGGCTTAGCGGGAAGCTAAGGATGTATTCAAGCAAATTTGTATCTCTATCTTGATTTATGCTTCTTACGGTTGAGATGAGAATAAAAATAGGCACAATGATGACGCAAATTTGAATAAACAAAAGCAGTGCTCTAGTAAGCCCAGAAAAGCCGAGCACACGTGAGTCGGTCACGCCGCTAAATAAAAATCCTATCATCAAAGCAGAAAAAAGCGCAGCATATATCACAAACCATCTTGAGCGAAAAGACTCTTTTACATCAAGCTTTGCTATTAAAAAAAGATTATTCACTCTTGCCCCTTAAATTTTCTTCTTTGATTATCTTGCCAAGATCCATATAGACGCATCTATCTAATAAATTTGCTATCTCATCGATACGGTGTGAAATAAAAACAAGTGTTTTGTTTTGCGTGAAGTTATCAAGTAAATTTTTAAAAGAAAGCCTTGCTTTTACATCAAGATTTGCTGTTGGCTCATCAAACATCAAAATTTCATTATCCTTGGCAAATGCAATGGCTATTAGCATCTTTTGTTTCATGCCGCCAGAGAGCTTATAAAATGGCTTATTTAAATTTGCATGCAGATCAAGCTCTAAAAGCTTGCTAAATTTCTCAATCTCTTCAAATTTTACATTTGAGCTTTTGCAAACAAACTCACAAAGCTCGCGTAGATTAAATTTAAGCGGTGGTGGAGTTTGTGGCACAAATGAGATAAATTTCAAAGCCCCTTTTCTATCTTTTAGAGTATTTACACCATTTATTGCTATGCTTCCGCTATTTGGGATAAATTCGCCTAAAATGATACGCATGAGCGAGCTTTTACCAGCTCCATTTTGTCCAAGTATTGCTATTTTTTCGCCAGATTTTACGTTTAGGCTAACATTGTCAAGTATCCTTTGCGAGCCAAAAATTTTAGTTACTTCTTTTATATCTATCAAAAATTTTCCTTATATGAGTTTTTTAAAGCCGTTGTCAAATTTTAGTGCATCTTGATGACACACATCAATACACCTACCACAAAGCGTACAATCAGCACCAGCTATCCTAAAGATATTTTTATTCTCGTCAAGTTTTGCTCCTTTTTTTGTCATAAAAAGTACGTGAGGCACTAGACAAACATCAGTGCAAACTAAGCAGTGATCGCACTTCTCTTTATCCCAGCTAACTTTTATAGCATTTGGTTTAGCTAGCACTGAGTAAGTAGCTCCAATAGGACAGACATACCTACACCAAGCTCTACGTGAGAAGAAAATTTCAACCATAAGCATAGCCACAACGAACCAAATAGCATGAAAATAGCCATAGATAATAAATCTTGAAAAAATCCCAACAACATTAAAAATTTCAAATGTAAGGCTTGCACTAGCAAAGCTAAGGGTTAAAAATAAAATGGTAAAAACATATCGCCACTTTGTGTCAAAAACTCGTGGTTTCACTATCTTTTTGGCGCGTAAATTTTCATGGATCTTCTCAGCTATTTCACTTATTAATGAATATGGACAGATCCAAGAGCAAAAGCCTCTACCGCCAAAAATGATATAAAAG from Campylobacter concisus includes:
- a CDS encoding putative peptidoglycan-binding domain-containing protein — encoded protein: MKNFTNAFYTLMSLEFNSPKNALHKNPNEKGLTFMGIYEAAHPNWQGWGQVREAINAYGDLEKASVALYNDDNLVELVGKFYKANYWDAMRLDEINSYQKQAEMFIFGVNAGCRNAIKAAQKVVGVTMDGILGANTLAAINAYNEVSFDKDYDRAEIAYYRAIMSANPTLARYERGWINRAEKV
- a CDS encoding molybdopterin biosynthesis protein MoeB: MTIQNFNEKNEFKYGKFNYEKAHQIAQNCTKFKLDSDEEETSCGDEKSCYDCAFRRWSKDSFICMAQVSKD
- a CDS encoding chemotaxis protein; amino-acid sequence: MFKVEVIYKFCLVLVLILGLCMLAFSSVNFALGEYNEYLLNAHKIAGFLILLAATLHVINRRKKLVKLMNETMDVLTRSKNPSICNMDRIIASLEPYSITEISQMLGFDEAVFCETLRKNGVKFNDASQTLRQIARMNDEKIFFVLVLIIEAKFGKRFCGELKYKRGGKLKDKKNGCVGLAQSLLTCAMQMKLSLLQRLNAQS
- a CDS encoding PepSY-associated TM helix domain-containing protein, giving the protein MHNEYSSILTYDKNNGELVSILDIKNANLSEKILSAFRKSHFGNYNQFTKFIWFLVGISPLILSISGLYLWIKRNFKRRKNEKNFN
- a CDS encoding PepSY-associated TM helix domain-containing protein; protein product: MKFLNQKFFYKLHTYLSILFFIPLAVVCFSGAILVYKNEINSLLAPNVVNVNLNKENLSKRISFDEQREIIASEIDGYEMVGINIDANPKRCDKIWLIEHNDSQKEWKFIYFDAFSGKIKSEPLAHDEGFFGVLTKLHESLFLEKSGHIILTLTAIFTFFICISGFVIYRKFWLTLLRLRVNRLNVFMSDIHKMIGIFSTPILLLICVSGVWWEFQMARMPEFKNDFVIDAKIYNKSLSLDELVARSKNDLVGFEPHFISLPFM
- a CDS encoding tetratricopeptide repeat protein — encoded protein: MKKSILFLAFTLLSLNANWDINVQECINKSNAKACESFTKKLSSECENKDKISCFIYADMLGRGLGIEKDTQKSFEIFKSLCDNGSSEACYELATKYLQGNGTEQSFDLSANALDKACKLGSKRACSVLELVPKN
- a CDS encoding ABC transporter permease, with protein sequence MNNLFLIAKLDVKESFRSRWFVIYAALFSALMIGFLFSGVTDSRVLGFSGLTRALLLFIQICVIIVPIFILISTVRSINQDRDTNLLEYILSFPLSLREYYFGKALGRTFVVFVPLLFALLLCVIVGLIKGVAIPWSVLILYFGLLFSLSIIFLSLGFFISSVIKNQETGQGVAFLLWLIMLAFIDLALIGLLMRSSVDEYVIYAIAILNPIELFRIAALSLFDPNLAVIGTASYFILSTFPKATFVAYAIIYPLVLGIILLVCGYFAFSKKDLV
- a CDS encoding ABC transporter ATP-binding protein; this translates as MIDIKEVTKIFGSQRILDNVSLNVKSGEKIAILGQNGAGKSSLMRIILGEFIPNSGSIAINGVNTLKDRKGALKFISFVPQTPPPLKFNLRELCEFVCKSSNVKFEEIEKFSKLLELDLHANLNKPFYKLSGGMKQKMLIAIAFAKDNEILMFDEPTANLDVKARLSFKNLLDNFTQNKTLVFISHRIDEIANLLDRCVYMDLGKIIKEENLRGKSE
- a CDS encoding NapH/MauN family ferredoxin-type protein gives rise to the protein MDKYNTRATIRNVSFLSTLITTTKDGKKRPSIRFWRIFSIILVHLLFVLSYRVDIQILEGDISASRIFGFHLADAFMSLQVFLATHEIHVNLIIGSLSILAFYIIFGGRGFCSWICPYSLISEIAEKIHENLRAKKIVKPRVFDTKWRYVFTILFLTLSFASASLTFEIFNVVGIFSRFIIYGYFHAIWFVVAMLMVEIFFSRRAWCRYVCPIGATYSVLAKPNAIKVSWDKEKCDHCLVCTDVCLVPHVLFMTKKGAKLDENKNIFRIAGADCTLCGRCIDVCHQDALKFDNGFKKLI